One genomic region from Cetobacterium sp. 8H encodes:
- a CDS encoding S1 RNA-binding domain-containing protein: MSNFDHYEEFEALLNEYMPVKEEEEIKTKVTGTIVNMDRNFTYLEVPGQPASVRVRTEELTGYNVGDEVEVLIVAKMEEDDTLVLIGSKKRVDMEIGAEKLTAALENKDIVVGKILKRVKGGYVVEVFHQQGFLPNSLSEIPFESGDEYVGKETQVVVKEVKEDRRGKKILLSRKEIVAAKDLESMEKLTLGEVVKANIIEVLEFGLTVKVNGIRGFIHISEIDWKKTTDLNKLYKAGDIIDAKIIEIDKEKRNLKLSIKALTKNPWETLAENYSVGNEVSGKVTRVVNYGAFVEIIPGVEGLVHSSDFSWINKKVNVNNFVKVGDEVKVVITELNKAERKLKLGIKQLSSNPWAKAAEKYSVGTVVSGKVVEVKPFGVFVQIEEGVDGFIHNSDFAWSGNKKFAKGDSVEFKITELNIEEQKIKGSIKDLTKSPWNLALENYSIGDKVEKEIKNIQDFGMFVKLEEGVDGFIPTQMASKDFIKSLKDKFKVGQTVLAEIVEIDSEKKRIKLSIKKVEFENAKNEDKELLEKYGVSSSEE; the protein is encoded by the coding sequence ATGTCTAACTTTGATCACTACGAAGAATTTGAAGCATTGCTAAATGAGTATATGCCTGTAAAAGAGGAAGAAGAAATAAAAACTAAAGTAACTGGAACAATAGTAAATATGGATAGAAACTTTACATATTTGGAAGTACCAGGACAACCTGCAAGTGTGAGAGTAAGAACAGAAGAGCTAACTGGCTATAATGTTGGAGATGAAGTTGAAGTTTTAATAGTTGCAAAAATGGAAGAAGACGATACTCTAGTTTTAATCGGTTCTAAAAAAAGAGTCGATATGGAAATTGGAGCTGAAAAATTAACAGCTGCTTTAGAAAATAAAGATATCGTTGTAGGAAAAATTTTAAAAAGAGTAAAAGGTGGATATGTTGTGGAAGTTTTCCATCAGCAAGGATTCTTACCAAATTCATTATCAGAAATTCCTTTCGAGAGTGGGGATGAATATGTAGGGAAAGAAACTCAAGTAGTAGTTAAAGAGGTTAAAGAGGATAGAAGAGGAAAGAAAATACTTCTTTCTAGAAAAGAGATAGTTGCTGCAAAAGATCTAGAGTCAATGGAAAAATTAACTTTAGGAGAAGTTGTAAAAGCTAACATAATTGAAGTTTTAGAGTTTGGATTAACAGTTAAAGTTAATGGAATAAGAGGATTTATTCATATATCAGAAATTGATTGGAAGAAGACGACAGACTTAAATAAACTATATAAAGCTGGAGATATTATAGATGCTAAAATAATTGAGATTGATAAAGAAAAAAGAAATCTTAAATTATCGATAAAAGCATTAACTAAAAATCCTTGGGAAACTTTAGCAGAAAATTATTCTGTAGGAAATGAAGTTTCAGGAAAGGTAACAAGAGTTGTTAATTATGGAGCTTTTGTTGAAATAATACCTGGTGTTGAAGGGTTAGTTCATAGCTCGGATTTCTCTTGGATTAATAAAAAAGTTAATGTAAACAACTTTGTAAAAGTTGGAGATGAAGTTAAGGTAGTAATAACTGAATTAAACAAAGCAGAAAGAAAATTAAAATTAGGAATTAAACAATTGAGTTCTAATCCTTGGGCAAAAGCTGCAGAAAAATATTCTGTAGGAACAGTTGTTTCAGGAAAAGTTGTAGAAGTTAAACCTTTTGGTGTATTTGTACAAATAGAAGAAGGAGTAGATGGATTTATTCATAACTCTGATTTTGCTTGGTCAGGAAATAAAAAGTTTGCTAAAGGTGATTCTGTGGAGTTTAAAATTACAGAATTAAATATAGAAGAGCAAAAAATAAAGGGAAGTATTAAAGATTTAACTAAAAGTCCTTGGAATTTAGCTTTAGAAAACTACTCGATAGGAGATAAAGTTGAAAAAGAGATAAAGAATATTCAAGATTTTGGAATGTTTGTAAAATTAGAAGAGGGAGTAGATGGATTTATTCCAACTCAAATGGCTTCTAAAGATTTTATAAAGTCTTTAAAAGATAAATTCAAAGTAGGACAAACAGTTTTAGCTGAAATTGTAGAGATTGATTCTGAGAAAAAAAGAATTAAACTTTCTATAAAAAAAGTTGAATTTGAAAATGCAAAAAATGAAGATAAAGAATTACTAGAAAAGTATGGAGTATCTTCAAGCGAAGAGTAA
- the infC gene encoding translation initiation factor IF-3, producing MSIISDKIRINEKIRGRELRIISETGEQLGIMSSAEALELAMQKELDLVEISPNAAPPVCKIMDYGKFKYEQTRKAKEAKKNQKQVIVKEVKFRARIDQHDMDTKIAQVQKFLEKDNKVKITLVQYGRERMYADQGIGMLDQISERFTEIADVDKKYNDKQKYLILSPKK from the coding sequence GTGTCTATTATTTCGGACAAAATTAGAATTAATGAAAAAATTAGAGGTAGAGAGTTAAGAATTATCTCTGAAACTGGGGAGCAATTAGGTATCATGTCTTCTGCAGAAGCTTTAGAATTAGCAATGCAAAAGGAATTAGATTTGGTTGAGATTTCTCCAAATGCAGCCCCACCAGTATGTAAAATAATGGACTATGGAAAGTTTAAATATGAGCAAACTAGAAAAGCAAAAGAAGCTAAAAAGAACCAAAAACAAGTAATTGTTAAAGAGGTAAAATTTAGAGCTAGAATAGATCAGCATGATATGGATACAAAAATAGCCCAAGTTCAAAAGTTTTTAGAAAAAGATAACAAAGTTAAAATAACTCTTGTTCAGTACGGAAGAGAAAGAATGTATGCTGATCAAGGAATAGGAATGTTAGATCAGATATCTGAAAGATTCACTGAAATCGCAGATGTTGATAAAAAATATAATGATAAGCAAAAGTATTTAATCTTATCACCAAAAAAATAG
- the rpmI gene encoding 50S ribosomal protein L35 → MPKMKTHRGAKKRIKVTGTGKFVVKKPGKSHILTKKTRKRKNRLKKDTVITSTLEKHLKGLLPYGVGR, encoded by the coding sequence ATGCCAAAAATGAAAACTCATAGAGGTGCTAAAAAAAGAATCAAGGTAACTGGAACTGGAAAGTTCGTTGTTAAGAAGCCAGGAAAGAGCCATATCTTAACAAAGAAGACTAGAAAGAGAAAGAACAGATTAAAGAAGGATACAGTTATCACTTCAACATTAGAGAAACACTTAAAAGGATTATTACCATACGGAGTAGGAAGATAA
- the rplT gene encoding 50S ribosomal protein L20 — translation MRVKTGIVRRRRHKKVLKAAKGFRGASGDAFKQAKQAVMRAEAFSTRDRKVRKRKMRQLWIIRINAAARINGLTYSTLMNGLKRAGIELDRKVLADIALNNAAEFAKLAETAKAAL, via the coding sequence ATGAGAGTTAAGACTGGAATAGTTAGAAGAAGAAGACATAAAAAAGTTTTAAAAGCTGCTAAAGGATTTAGAGGTGCATCTGGAGACGCATTTAAGCAAGCTAAACAAGCTGTAATGAGAGCAGAAGCTTTCTCTACAAGAGATAGAAAAGTTAGAAAGAGAAAGATGAGACAATTATGGATCATCAGAATCAACGCTGCAGCTAGAATCAACGGATTAACTTACTCTACTTTAATGAACGGATTAAAGAGAGCTGGAATCGAGTTAGATAGAAAAGTTTTAGCAGATATCGCTTTAAACAATGCAGCTGAATTTGCTAAATTAGCAGAAACTGCAAAAGCAGCATTATAA
- a CDS encoding tetratricopeptide repeat protein produces MLRKKILKRANINKEQLLELEQEIRFTLLSKPNDIDNLDRLGMILFYKRDCQGSLEIYEKLRVLGKKDSETLGFLGYLNYELGNYTQAITYFNMFLDKKPGDAFVYFLLGNAYSRAGKIIEAINSYDFAIFLDLDIYKAHLDFAEEYESLGRDKKALVEYIAAYEIDPRNKNIEVKINELKKKIKDIENRG; encoded by the coding sequence ATGCTAAGAAAAAAAATACTAAAAAGAGCAAATATAAACAAAGAGCAGCTATTAGAATTAGAGCAAGAAATAAGATTTACTCTTTTATCAAAACCTAATGATATTGATAATTTAGATAGATTAGGAATGATACTTTTTTATAAAAGGGATTGTCAGGGTTCTTTAGAAATTTATGAAAAATTAAGAGTATTAGGAAAAAAGGATAGTGAAACATTGGGGTTTTTAGGATATCTAAACTATGAGTTGGGAAACTATACTCAAGCAATAACATATTTTAATATGTTTTTAGATAAAAAACCAGGAGATGCATTTGTCTATTTTTTACTTGGGAATGCATATTCAAGAGCAGGAAAGATTATCGAAGCTATAAATAGTTATGATTTTGCAATATTTTTAGATTTGGACATTTATAAAGCACATTTAGATTTTGCTGAAGAATATGAATCTTTAGGTAGAGATAAGAAAGCTTTAGTTGAATATATTGCAGCTTATGAAATTGATCCTAGAAATAAAAATATAGAAGTAAAAATTAATGAATTAAAAAAGAAAATTAAGGATATAGAAAATAGGGGATAG
- a CDS encoding DnaJ domain-containing protein, with translation MISIAIFLTAAIFLIIAMLFGMNRAISALPVLFFIMLLISFFGFIVVQFFPIILIFLVIGYFRNRNKPKKTGNFYYRTYTQKDFEDMFRNQGGQSYGGNYQGGYQNNSFGNFEDKTKYYKILGVQEGVTPEELKKAYRDLAKKHHPDRYANADEEVRAMHERKFKEINEAYEKLQ, from the coding sequence ATGATATCAATCGCAATATTTTTAACAGCAGCTATATTTTTAATAATAGCTATGTTATTTGGTATGAATAGAGCAATTTCAGCTTTACCAGTACTATTTTTTATTATGTTATTAATTTCATTCTTTGGTTTTATAGTAGTTCAATTTTTTCCAATAATACTTATATTTTTAGTTATTGGATATTTTAGAAATAGAAATAAACCTAAAAAAACTGGAAACTTTTACTATAGAACATATACACAAAAAGATTTTGAAGATATGTTTAGAAATCAAGGCGGACAGTCATATGGTGGGAACTATCAAGGTGGATACCAAAATAACTCATTTGGAAACTTTGAGGATAAAACTAAGTATTATAAAATTTTAGGAGTTCAAGAGGGTGTAACTCCAGAAGAACTAAAAAAAGCTTATAGAGATTTAGCAAAAAAACATCATCCAGATAGATATGCTAACGCTGATGAAGAAGTGAGAGCTATGCATGAAAGAAAATTTAAAGAGATAAATGAAGCGTATGAAAAACTTCAATAA
- the glmU gene encoding bifunctional UDP-N-acetylglucosamine diphosphorylase/glucosamine-1-phosphate N-acetyltransferase GlmU — translation MSLKTLILAAGKGTRMKSNLPKVLHKVCGIPMVKKIADICSQIGSEENILILGHKKEEVLKVLGDIEYVEQKEQLGTGHAVIQAKEKLSNFDGTVMILCGDTPLLRKETLESLYKFHKESNAATTILTSIYENPFGYGRIVKQDEKVVGIVEEKEATEEIKAIKEVNAGVYCFEAKSLLEALDKINNNNEKGEYYLTDVIAINVSEDKVVKTFLLEDNDEILGINSKIELEKANCIMRDRINSQHMENGVILIDKNNTYIEESVKIGQDTLIYPGALLQGETSIGENCEILGNTRIIDCQIGNDVRVESSILEESIIESKVTIGPFAHLRPKSHLKEEVHIGNFVEVKKSTLEKGVKAGHLTYLGDATVGEKTNIGAGTITCNYDGKNKFKTSIGKNAFIGSDTMLVAPVNIGDNSLIGAGSVITKDVPENALAVSRSKQVTKFDWRK, via the coding sequence ATGAGCTTAAAAACATTAATTTTAGCAGCTGGAAAAGGTACAAGAATGAAATCAAATTTACCTAAAGTTTTACATAAAGTTTGTGGAATTCCTATGGTAAAAAAGATAGCAGATATATGTAGTCAAATAGGATCTGAGGAAAATATTTTAATATTGGGACATAAGAAAGAAGAAGTTTTGAAAGTCCTAGGAGATATAGAGTATGTGGAGCAAAAAGAACAGTTAGGTACAGGACATGCTGTAATCCAAGCCAAAGAAAAATTAAGTAATTTTGATGGAACTGTTATGATTTTATGTGGTGATACCCCATTATTAAGAAAAGAAACTTTAGAAAGTTTATATAAATTTCACAAGGAATCTAATGCTGCAACAACAATCTTGACATCAATTTATGAAAATCCTTTTGGATACGGAAGAATTGTAAAGCAAGATGAGAAAGTAGTAGGGATTGTAGAAGAAAAAGAAGCGACAGAAGAGATAAAAGCTATTAAAGAAGTAAATGCAGGAGTTTATTGTTTTGAAGCTAAAAGTCTTTTAGAAGCTTTAGATAAAATAAATAATAACAATGAAAAGGGAGAATACTATTTAACTGATGTAATAGCAATAAATGTTTCGGAAGATAAAGTAGTAAAAACTTTTTTATTAGAAGATAATGATGAAATATTAGGAATAAATTCTAAAATTGAATTGGAAAAAGCCAACTGTATAATGAGAGATAGAATAAACTCTCAACATATGGAAAACGGTGTAATACTAATAGATAAAAATAATACTTATATAGAGGAAAGTGTAAAAATAGGTCAAGATACATTGATTTATCCAGGAGCTTTACTTCAAGGAGAAACTTCAATTGGAGAAAATTGTGAGATACTAGGAAACACAAGAATAATTGATTGCCAAATTGGTAATGATGTAAGAGTTGAAAGTTCTATACTAGAAGAAAGTATAATAGAATCAAAGGTAACAATAGGTCCATTTGCTCACCTGAGACCAAAATCTCATTTAAAAGAAGAGGTTCACATAGGGAACTTTGTGGAAGTAAAAAAATCAACACTAGAAAAAGGAGTTAAAGCAGGACATTTAACTTACTTAGGAGATGCGACAGTAGGAGAAAAAACTAATATAGGAGCAGGAACAATAACTTGCAATTATGATGGTAAAAATAAATTTAAAACATCTATCGGAAAAAATGCTTTTATCGGAAGCGATACAATGTTGGTTGCCCCTGTAAATATTGGGGATAATTCGTTAATAGGAGCTGGATCAGTAATAACTAAAGACGTACCAGAAAACGCTTTAGCTGTATCTAGAAGTAAACAAGTTACAAAATTTGATTGGAGGAAATAG
- a CDS encoding ribose-phosphate pyrophosphokinase — protein MERPGVKIFAGTSNLELAKKIAEKYGTPLGDVEIVRFKDGEVYVCIDETVRGRDVFVVQSTSEPVNENIMELLIFIDALKRASAKSINVIIPYYGYARQDRKSRPREPITSKLVANLLTTAGATRIVTMDLHADQIQGFFDIPMDHMQALPLLARSFMAKGLHGENVVVVSPDIGGVKRARKLAEWLDCKIAIIDKRRPKPNMSEVMNLIGEVEGKVAIFIDDMIDTAGTITNGADAIMARGAIEAYACCTHAVFSGPAIERLEASSLKEILVTDSIALPEEKRIDKVKVVSVDGILAEAVRRIVNNESVSELFEK, from the coding sequence ATGGAAAGACCTGGGGTTAAAATTTTTGCTGGAACATCAAACCTGGAGTTAGCTAAAAAAATAGCTGAGAAATACGGAACTCCTTTAGGAGATGTGGAAATTGTTAGATTTAAGGATGGAGAGGTTTATGTTTGTATCGATGAAACAGTAAGAGGAAGAGATGTATTTGTGGTTCAGTCTACATCTGAGCCAGTAAACGAAAACATAATGGAACTTCTTATATTCATAGATGCCTTAAAAAGAGCATCAGCTAAATCAATAAACGTAATTATTCCTTACTACGGTTATGCTAGACAAGATAGAAAATCAAGACCAAGAGAGCCGATTACATCGAAACTTGTAGCTAATTTATTAACAACAGCAGGAGCAACAAGAATTGTTACTATGGATTTACATGCTGATCAAATCCAAGGATTCTTTGATATTCCAATGGATCATATGCAAGCATTACCTTTACTTGCGAGATCATTTATGGCTAAAGGTTTACATGGAGAAAATGTTGTAGTAGTATCACCTGATATCGGTGGAGTAAAAAGAGCTAGAAAATTAGCGGAGTGGTTAGATTGTAAAATTGCTATAATTGATAAAAGAAGACCAAAACCTAATATGTCTGAAGTTATGAACTTAATCGGAGAGGTTGAAGGAAAAGTTGCTATATTTATCGATGATATGATAGATACAGCAGGAACAATAACAAATGGAGCAGATGCAATAATGGCAAGAGGAGCTATAGAAGCTTATGCATGTTGTACTCATGCTGTTTTCTCAGGACCAGCAATTGAGAGATTAGAAGCATCTTCGTTAAAAGAGATTTTAGTTACAGATTCAATAGCTTTACCAGAAGAAAAAAGAATAGATAAAGTTAAGGTAGTTTCTGTAGATGGAATTTTAGCAGAGGCAGTTAGAAGAATCGTTAATAACGAATCAGTTTCTGAATTATTTGAAAAATAA
- a CDS encoding L-threonylcarbamoyladenylate synthase yields MKRIVFKKDNIDFQIIENSLKLGKIIIYPTDTVYGVGASIDSIDGINKIYTAKERNFKSPLIALLSKRENIEKIAIIEETKKDIIEKLANEYWPGALTIILKKKECVPAIMVSDGDTVGVRIPNLKLAREIIESVGGILPTTSANISGEKTPRSFEELSEEFKERADILIDAGESPLGVESTIIDLTKDVPVILREGAIKKEAIEKLIGKI; encoded by the coding sequence ATGAAAAGAATTGTATTTAAAAAAGACAATATAGACTTTCAAATTATAGAAAATTCTTTAAAATTGGGAAAGATAATAATATATCCAACAGATACAGTCTATGGGGTAGGAGCGAGTATAGATTCTATAGATGGAATAAACAAGATTTATACAGCCAAAGAAAGAAACTTTAAATCACCATTAATAGCTCTTTTAAGTAAACGTGAAAATATAGAAAAAATAGCAATTATCGAGGAAACAAAAAAGGATATTATAGAAAAATTAGCCAATGAATATTGGCCAGGAGCTCTGACAATAATCTTAAAGAAAAAAGAGTGTGTTCCTGCCATAATGGTTTCAGATGGCGATACAGTAGGGGTTAGAATCCCTAACTTAAAGCTTGCTCGAGAAATAATAGAATCAGTAGGTGGGATATTGCCTACAACGAGCGCAAATATTTCAGGAGAAAAAACACCTAGAAGTTTTGAAGAGTTAAGTGAAGAGTTTAAAGAAAGAGCGGATATTTTAATAGATGCAGGAGAATCTCCTTTAGGAGTTGAATCAACAATAATAGATTTAACAAAAGATGTACCTGTTATATTAAGAGAAGGTGCAATTAAAAAAGAAGCAATAGAGAAACTTATTGGAAAAATATAA
- the tuf gene encoding elongation factor Tu: MAKEKFERSKPHVNIGTIGHVDHGKTTTTAAISKVLSDMGLAKKVDFANIDAAPEERERGITINTAHIEYETEARHYAHVDCPGHADYVKNMITGAAQMDGAILVVSAADGPMPQTREHILLSRQVGVPYIVVYLNKADMVDDEELLELVEMEVRELLTEYGFPGDDLPVVMGSSLGAMNGEEKWVNQIKALMNAVDEYIPTPARAVDQPFLMPIEDVFTITGRGTVVTGRIERGIVKVGEEIEIVGIKETSSKTTCTGVEMFRKLLDQGQAGDNVGALLRGIKKEDVERGQVLAKPGSILPHTNFRSEVYVLTKEEGGRHTPFFSGYRPQFYFRTTDITGAIALPEGVEMVMPGDNIEMNVELIHPIAMEPGLRFAIREGGRTVASGVVAEITK; encoded by the coding sequence ATGGCTAAAGAAAAATTTGAAAGAAGCAAACCGCACGTTAACATCGGAACAATCGGACACGTTGACCACGGAAAAACAACAACAACAGCAGCAATCTCTAAAGTATTATCAGATATGGGACTAGCTAAGAAAGTAGATTTCGCTAACATCGACGCAGCACCAGAAGAGAGAGAAAGAGGAATCACAATCAATACAGCTCACATCGAGTATGAAACAGAAGCTAGACACTACGCACACGTAGACTGTCCAGGTCACGCGGATTACGTAAAGAACATGATAACTGGAGCAGCACAAATGGACGGAGCAATCCTAGTTGTATCTGCAGCAGATGGACCAATGCCTCAAACAAGAGAGCACATCCTATTATCAAGACAGGTTGGAGTTCCATACATCGTAGTATACTTAAACAAAGCTGACATGGTAGACGACGAAGAGTTACTAGAGTTAGTAGAGATGGAAGTAAGAGAGTTATTAACAGAGTACGGATTCCCAGGAGACGACTTACCAGTAGTAATGGGATCATCATTAGGAGCGATGAACGGAGAAGAGAAATGGGTAAACCAGATTAAAGCTCTAATGAACGCAGTAGATGAGTACATACCAACACCTGCAAGAGCAGTAGACCAACCATTCCTAATGCCAATCGAGGATGTATTCACGATAACAGGAAGAGGAACAGTAGTAACAGGAAGAATCGAAAGAGGAATAGTAAAAGTTGGAGAAGAGATTGAGATCGTAGGAATCAAAGAAACTTCATCAAAAACAACTTGTACAGGAGTAGAGATGTTCAGAAAGCTATTAGACCAAGGTCAAGCTGGAGATAACGTAGGAGCTCTATTAAGAGGAATCAAGAAAGAAGATGTAGAGAGAGGACAAGTACTAGCTAAGCCAGGATCAATCTTACCTCATACAAACTTCAGATCAGAAGTATACGTATTAACAAAAGAAGAGGGAGGAAGACATACTCCATTCTTCTCAGGATACAGACCACAGTTCTACTTCAGAACTACAGATATAACTGGAGCAATCGCTTTACCTGAGGGAGTAGAGATGGTAATGCCAGGAGATAACATAGAGATGAACGTAGAGTTAATCCACCCAATCGCAATGGAGCCAGGATTAAGATTCGCAATCAGAGAGGGAGGAAGAACAGTAGCTTCTGGAGTTGTTGCAGAAATTACTAAGTAA
- a CDS encoding transketolase codes for MRDTKFLVEQAAKIRKDIVQMICKAKSGHPGGSLSAADIVTALYFSEMNIDPKNPKMEGRDRFVLSKGHAAPVLYSALAEKGYFNRELLDTLRAYGSPLQGHPDMKKVPGIEISTGSLGQGLSVANGMALSARISGENYRTYVLMGDGELQEGQVWEAAMTAAHYKLDSVCAFVDSNNLQIDGNVDKIMGVDPLDKKWEAFGWNVIQIDGHNFEEILDALDKARETKGQPTVIIANTTKGKGVSFMENVCGFHGVAPTVEETEKAVKELEKVSEI; via the coding sequence ATGAGAGACACAAAATTTTTAGTAGAGCAAGCTGCTAAAATAAGAAAAGACATTGTTCAAATGATATGTAAAGCAAAATCAGGGCATCCTGGAGGATCATTATCTGCAGCAGATATAGTTACCGCACTATATTTCTCAGAGATGAACATAGATCCTAAAAATCCAAAGATGGAAGGAAGAGATAGATTTGTTTTATCTAAAGGTCACGCTGCACCAGTACTTTATTCAGCATTAGCAGAAAAAGGATACTTTAACAGAGAACTTTTAGATACTTTAAGAGCTTATGGATCACCTTTACAAGGGCATCCAGATATGAAAAAAGTTCCAGGAATAGAGATTTCAACTGGATCTTTAGGGCAAGGTTTATCTGTAGCAAATGGTATGGCACTTTCAGCTAGAATCTCAGGAGAAAACTATAGAACTTATGTTTTAATGGGAGATGGAGAGCTTCAAGAAGGGCAAGTATGGGAAGCAGCAATGACAGCAGCTCACTATAAGCTAGATTCTGTTTGTGCTTTCGTTGACTCAAACAATCTTCAAATAGATGGAAATGTTGATAAAATAATGGGTGTTGATCCACTAGATAAAAAATGGGAAGCATTTGGATGGAATGTAATTCAAATAGATGGACATAACTTTGAAGAGATATTAGATGCTTTAGATAAGGCAAGAGAAACTAAAGGACAACCAACAGTTATTATTGCTAATACAACAAAAGGTAAAGGAGTTTCATTCATGGAAAATGTTTGTGGATTCCATGGAGTTGCACCAACAGTTGAAGAAACTGAAAAAGCAGTAAAAGAATTAGAAAAAGTATCAGAGATATAA